Proteins from a genomic interval of Mycobacterium conspicuum:
- a CDS encoding SRPBCC family protein: MCLDRVMEGSATVHMAAPADKVWDVIADVRNTPRFSPEVFESEWIGGATGPELGAKFRGHVKRNEIGPVYWTTCEVTACERGREFGFAVLLGGRAVNNWHYRLAPADGGTDVTESFRMPPSAFNSVYFWLFGGWLRKRRNIRDMTKTLERIKAVVEE, translated from the coding sequence CTGTGTTTGGATCGGGTCATGGAAGGTTCGGCGACGGTTCACATGGCGGCGCCCGCGGACAAGGTGTGGGACGTGATCGCAGACGTCCGCAACACCCCGCGGTTCTCCCCGGAAGTTTTCGAGTCGGAGTGGATAGGTGGCGCGACGGGCCCCGAGCTGGGCGCCAAATTCCGCGGGCACGTCAAGCGCAACGAGATCGGGCCGGTGTACTGGACGACGTGCGAGGTGACCGCCTGCGAGCGGGGCCGCGAATTCGGGTTCGCGGTCCTGCTCGGCGGGCGAGCGGTCAATAACTGGCACTATCGCCTGGCACCTGCGGACGGCGGCACCGACGTCACCGAGTCGTTCCGGATGCCGCCGTCCGCGTTCAACAGCGTCTATTTCTGGTTGTTCGGCGGGTGGCTGCGTAAACGCCGCAACATCCGCGACATGACCAAGACGCTGGAACGCATCAAGGCCGTGGTCGAGGAGTGA